One window of Bactrocera tryoni isolate S06 chromosome 2, CSIRO_BtryS06_freeze2, whole genome shotgun sequence genomic DNA carries:
- the LOC120769006 gene encoding DNA mismatch repair protein spellchecker 1, with the protein MEVINANRQEPQLNLDINGQRNFIKYYAKLEEKPATTVRFFDRIDFYSVHGTDDCELIAKLVYKSTAFVHHLLPDEPEKLSYVTLSKANFNMAVRELLLVRNFRVEVYVRPPGASAVNNNWSLEYRGSPGNLLQFEEILFGNKEILVSNNLLSLQVRLVEGNQRRLGVAFVEQNDCQFHVLEFVDNDFFTELEAMVVLLGPKECLLPAGDGEYVAVKQLLERNNVGVTVPKRSASTPAEKNDLLQDLNRLIRFAKGQQEDALTLPEMQLTMAMEALRVAIKYLNLVNDASNLGHYKMMQLNLKRFVHLDSAAVAALNILPKPGTQPNSPGYHWQSILGVLDHCRTPQGHRLLAQWIKQPLRSIEILNDRHDIVQCLLESPSTLTSLHDDYLKRIPDVLMLTKRLLRQKATMQDLFRVYQVILRTPRIVNTLLSLENATVKNVLCVTMKSLLEDLSGLKQLVEQVVDFEAIEAGDYLVKASFDEQLQDMKNDMSRILAKMERLQQKAADDLNMEKPQVRLDNVAKIGYHFRVTLKDDSELRKNKNYKILDVVKGGVRFTNDKLSEYSEEYGNLCEKYEEQQKSVVEEIIKVAIGYAEPLSSLNGELAQLDCLVSFALAAMRAPTPYVRPKMLKEGAGVLSLKDLRHPCLELQEHVTFIANHVTFEKDVCNMFIITGPNMGGKSTYIRSVGTAVLMAHVGAFVPCSEAIITMVDSILGRVGASDNIVKGLSTFMVEMIETSGIVRTATENSLVIIDELGRGTSTYEGCGIAWSIAEHLAKQTKCFTLFATHFHEITNLAESVKTVKNCHMAAVADAENFTLLYQVRPGVMEKSFGIQVARLANFPEAVVHTAQRIYSEFEDEYTEKQVQSDKELLDKIDAAVERLTTTGNDVDIDEAELSALVENFARDIKQLDSEYFRAVLSVEGN; encoded by the exons atggaAGTTATAAATGCTAATAGACAGGAGCCACAGTTAAATCTTG atattaatGGACAACGTAACTTCATCAAGTACTATGCAAAATTGGAGGAA AAACCCGCGACCACTGTGCGCTTCTTCGATCGCATTGATTTTTATTCTGTGCACGGCACTGACGACTGCGAACTCATTGCAAAGCTTGTCTACAAGTCGACCGCTTTTGTGCATCACCTTTTGCCAGATGAACCCGAAAAACTCAGTTATGTTACGCTATCAAAGGCCAACTTTAATATGGCTGTGCGAGAGTTATTGCTAGTGCGCAATTTCCGCGTAGAAGTTTATGTACGGCCGCCTGGAGCTTCAGCTGTCAACAATAATTGGAGCCTTGAATACCGTGGTTCACCTGGCAATTTGCTACAATTCGAGGAAATTTTGTTCGGCAATAAAGAGATACTTGTAAGCAATAATTTGTTGTCATTGCAAGTACGCTTAGTTGAGGGTAACCAACGGCGCTTAGGTGTTGCTTTTGTGGAGCAGAACGATTGCCAGTTTCATGTATTGGAGTTTGTTGACAATGATTTCTTCACCGAACTGGAAGCAATGGTCGTGCTGTTGGGACCAAAAGAATGTTTGTTGCCTGCAGGTGACGGGGAg TATGTAGCCGTCAAACAACTACTAGAGCGCAACAATGTGGGCGTTACTGTACCGAAGCGTTCTGCTTCTACACCCGCTGAGAAAAACGACTTGCTGCAGGACTTGAATCGGTTGATACGTTTTGCGAAGGGACAACAGGAAGATGCATTAACGTTGCCGGAAATGCAACTTACTATGGCCATGGAAGCATTGCGTGTggctattaaatatttaaatctcgTTAATGACGCCAGCAATTTAGGTCATTACAAAATGATGCAGCTGAATCTTAAGCG TTTTGTACACTTGGATTCAGCAGCTGTTGCAGCGCTCAACATTTTACCCAAACCCGGTACGCAACCCAACTCTCCCGGCTATCACTGGCAGAGCATATTGGGTGTCCTCGATCATTGTCGCACTCCACAAGGACATCGCCTTCTGGCTCAGTGGATAAAGCAACCGCTCCGTAGTATTGAAATTCTAAACGATCGCCATGACATTGTACAGTGCTTGCTCGAATCACCTAGCACACTAACTTCCCTTCACGATGACTACTTGAAACGCATACCTGATGTGCTAATGCTAACTAAACGTCTGCTACGCCAAAAAGCTACCATGCAGGACCTCTTTCGAGTCTACCAAGTTATTTTGCGTACTCCACGCATAGTAAACACGCTACTGAGTCTCGAAAATGCCACTGTGAAAAATGTGCTGTGTGTTACAATGAAATCGCTCTTAGAAGATCTGTCCGGTTTGAAGCAATTAGTTGAGCAAGTGGTGGATTTTGAAGCCATCGAAGCAGGAGATTACCTTGTGAAAGCTTCCTTTGATGAACAGCTGCAGGACATGAAGAATGATATGTCACGTATTTTAGCTAAAATGGAACGCTTACAGCAAAAAGCTGCAGATGACTTGAATATGGAGAAACCGCAAGTGCGTCTAGATAATGTTGCAAAAATTGGTTACCACTTCCGTGTGACTTTGAAAGATGATTccgagttgcgtaaaaataagaattataaaattttggacGTTGTGAAGGGTGGTGTGCGTTTCACCAACGATAAACTGTCCGAGTATAGTGAAGAGTATGGAAACTTGTGTGAGAAGTATGAAGAGCAGCAGAAATCAGTTGTGGAAGAGATTATCAAAGTGGCTATTGGGTACGCGGAGCCACTTAGCTCATTGAATGGCGAATTGGCGCAACTGGACTGTCTGGTCAGCTTTGCATTGGCCGCAATGAGAGCACCAACACCCTATGTACGACCGAAAATGTTAAAGGAGGGAGCTGGTGTGCTCTCCTTGAAGGACTTGCGACATCCTTGTTTGGAATTACAGGAACACGTAACATTCATCGCCAATCACGTGACATTCGAAAAAG ATGTATGCAACATGTTCATAATAACGGGTCCTAATATGGGCGgaaaaagtacatatatacgttcTGTGGGCACGGCTGTCTTAATGGCGCATGTTGGTGCTTTTGTGCCATGTAGCGAGGCGATAATAACTATGGTTGACTCAATATTGGGACGTGTGGGTGCCAGTGACAATATAGTGAAAGGTTTAAGCACATTCATGGTTGAGATGATTGAGACTTCGGGCATTGTTCGG ACTGCCACCGAGAATTCTTTGGTGATTATAGATGAACTTGGCCGCGGCACATCTACATATGAGGGTTGCGGTATAGCTTGGTCCATAGCTGA ACATTTAGCGAAACAGACTAAATGCTTCACCCTCTTCGCAACACATTTCCATGAGATAACCAACCTAGCTGAGTCTGTAAAAACCGTTAAGAATTGCCATATGGCCGCCGTTGCAGATGCTGAAAATTTCACTCTGTTATATCAAGTACGTCCTGGAGTAATGGAGAAAAGTTTTGGCATACAAGTGGCACGTTTGGCCAACTTTCCCGAAGCTGTTGTACATACGGCTCAACGTATTTATAGCGAGTTTGAAGATGAATACACCGAAAAGCAAGTTCAAAGTGATAAGGAACTGTTGGATAAAATTGATGCAGCTGTAGAGCGGCTAACAACAACGGGTAATGACGTTGACATCGATGAAGCGGAATTAAGTgcattggttgaaaatttcgcTAGGGACATTAAACAACTAGATAGCGAGTATTTCCGTGCTGTACTATCGGTGGAAGGAAACTAA
- the LOC120767853 gene encoding polypeptide N-acetylgalactosaminyltransferase 35A — translation MMLRRCHLRRFTSSTIFFTLLASLAFTYYMYYQHNSIIEGGWKMPSSNETHTPNPQFLFKNRVEDCCKEELKGGVTQEDTDPLKMLGVLRDKKDKYIRDIGFKNHAFNALISNNIGPYREVPDTRHKVCSREPTDPKENLPTISVIMCFYNEHKMTLIRSINSVIKRTPQHVLKEIILVDDFSDLPELEFHLLSDLHAQLHYDRLHYIRNEKREGLIRSRVAGAHAAEGDVLVFLDSHIEVNQQWAEPLVRAVKQENSTIAVPVMDLISPDTFEYTSSPLVRGGFNWGLHYKWITLPKGTLKKDEDFKGPFKTPTMAGGLFAINRQYFKHIGEYDEGMDIWGGENIEISFRVWQCHGAIKIYPCSRIGHIFRKRRPYSAPDGKDTMKRNSLRAAHVWMDEFKEYFLKETNSARDMDYGDISTRVELRNRLKCHDFSWYMKNVYPELQLPGQETKKSASASVYQPWHSRKRNYIATYMIRLSGTNLCASVVAPKVKGFLKKGSPLILQACMRTRNQIWFETDKAEIVLDKLLCLESYGDAQVHINKCHEMLGDQQWRHTRTEHSPIYNMAAGTCMRAKSASIGARIGLDLCSKDDASAWDIVKVEEAS, via the coding sequence ATGATGTTGAGAAGATGTCACCTCCGGCGATTTACCTCGAGCACAATATTCTTCACATTGCTTGCATCTTTAGCGTTTACATACTACATGTACTACCAACACAATTCAATTATTGAAGGTGGATGGAAGATGCCCAGTTCAAATGAGACACATACGCCAAACcctcaatttttgtttaaaaatcgCGTAGAGGATTGTTGTAAGGAAGAATTGAAGGGAGGCGTAACCCAAGAAGACACAGATCCTTTAAAAATGCTGGGAGTTCTACGAGATAAGAAGGATAAATACATACGTGACATTGGCTTTAAAAATCATGCCTTCAACGCACTTATTTCAAACAATATTGGACCTTATCGTGAGGTACCTGACACACGGCATAAGGTTTGCTCTCGTGAACCCACCGATCCAAAAGAAAATTTGCCGACAATTTCAGTTATTATGTGCTTTTATAATGAACACAAAATGACGCTAATACGTTCTATAAATTCCGTAATTAAACGCACGCCTCAACATGTCCTAAAAGAAATTATTCTTGTGGACGATTTTAGCGATCTTCCCGAATTGgaatttcatttgttaagtgATTTGCACGCGCAACTGCATTATGACCGACTACATTATATACGTAATGAGAAGCGTGAGGGTCTTATAAGATCTCGCGTCGCAGGCGCTCATGCTGCAGAAGGTGATGTACTCGTCTTCCTGGACTCACACATTGAAGTTAATCAACAGTGGGCAGAACCACTTGTGCGTGCTGTTAAGCAAGAAAATTCAACTATCGCTGTGCCAGTTATGGATCTTATTAGTCCTGATACTTTTGAATACACTTCCAGTCCATTAGTGCGTGGAGGTTTCAATTGGGGATTACATTATAAATGGATAACATTGCCGAAAGGCACTTTAAAGAAAGACGAAGATTTTAAAGGTCCATTCAAAACACCCACAATGGCCGGTGGTTTATTTGCAATTAATCGGCAATATTTCAAACACATCGGCGAGTATGATGAGGGAATGGATATCTGGGGTGGTGAGAATATCGAAATTTCCTTCCGTGTCTGGCAATGCCATGGTGCCATTAAGATATATCCTTGCTCACGCATAGGACATATCTTTCGCAAACGACGTCCTTATTCGGCGCCTGATGGCAAGGATACAATGAAGCGGAACTCACTGCGTGCAGCCCACGTATGGATGGATGAATTTAAGGAGTACTTCCTGAAAGAAACAAATTCTGCGCGTGATATGGATTATGGTGACATATCAACACGTGTGGAGTTGCGGAACCGTTTGAAATGCCACGACTTCTCCTGGTACATGAAAAATGTGTACCCTGAATTGCAGCTACCAGGACAGGAAACTAAAAAATCAGCATCTGCAAGTGTTTACCAGCCATGGCACTCTAGAAAACGTAATTATATCGCTACGTACATGATACGTTTAAGCGGCACTAACTTATGTGCCTCGGTGGTGGCACCCAAAGTAAAAGGTTTCCTTAAGAAAGGCAGTCCACTAATTTTACAAGCATGCATGCGTACACGCAATCAAATTTGGTTCGAAACAGATAAAGCTGAAATAGTATTGGATAAACTGTTGTGTCTGGAATCGTATGGTGATGCTCAAGTGCACATTAACAAATGTCATGAAATGCTAGGAGATCAGCAGTGGCGTCATACGCGCACCGAACACAGTCCCATTTACAATATGGCCGCGGGAACCTGTATGCGCGCCAAAAGTGCAAGCATCGGTGCACGTATTGGATTAGATTTATGCTCTAAGGATGACGCCAGTGCATGGGATATTGTTAAAGTGGAAGAGGCGTCGTGA
- the LOC120767854 gene encoding ras-related protein Rab-14 — MSSAPYNYNYIFKYIIIGDMGVGKSCLLHQFTEKKFMANCPHTIGVEFGTRIIEVDDKKIKLQIWDTAGQERFRAVTRSYYRGAAGALMVYDITRRSTYNHLSSWLTDTRNLTNPNTVIFLIGNKSDLESTREVTYEEAKEFADENGLMFLEASAMSGQNVEEAFLETARKIYQNIQEGRLDLNASESGVQHRPSQPGRTSLTNEAPNTKDQCSC, encoded by the exons ATGTCATCGGCACCTTACAACTACAACTATATCTTTAAGTACATAATCATCGGTGATATGGGAGTAGGCAAATCATGCCTGCTGCATCAGTTCACAGAAAAGAAAT TCATGGCGAATTGTCCTCACACAATTGGCGTGGAGTTCGGCACACGTATCATTGAGGTAGATGATAAGAAAATCAAATTGCAAATTTGGGACACTGCGGGACAGGAGCGCTTTCGCGCAGTAACACGTTCGTACTATCGTGGTGCTGCTGGTGCGCTTATGGTTTATGACATAACAAGAAG ATCCACTTACAATCATCTCAGCAGTTGGTTAACAGACACACGCAATCTCACAAATCCGAATACTGTGATCTTTTTAATTGGTAACAAATCAGACCTGGAGAGCACACGCGAAGTAACCTATGAAGAGGCCAAAGAGTTTGCTGACGAAAATGGTCTGATGTTTTTGGAAGCCAGCGCCATGAG TGGTCAAAATGTTGAAGAAGCATTTCTCGAAACTGCAcgtaaaatatatcaaaatatacaaGAGGGCCGTCTCGATTTGAATGCTTCCGAATCGGGCGTACAACATCGACCTTCACAACCGGGACGAACTTCGCTAACAAACGAAGCACCCAATACGAAAGATCAATGTTCATGttaa
- the LOC120768328 gene encoding nucleolar protein 10: MFVNEVNDVKIYNLSAGKSVPEWLTDRRKRSQLMKKVDSRRQIELIQDFDMPGVCTSIRMSPDQQYILATGTYKPRVKCFEVSNLSIKFERCFDSEVTTFEAISDDYSKLVFLQCDRFVEIHSASGRHYRLRIPRFGRDMKYHKPSCDLFVVGTTRDIYRLNLERGQFLQPFETDASCNNACDINPEHQLLIVGSKEGTVEAWDPRSKTRVGTLDVAIKLPGTKTFPSVSALKFKNGLQMGVGTASGHVLLYDIRAQAPLLVKDHLNKVPVKRIAFNPSHQTVYSLDDAMLKLWDENTGKQVAYIESATTFNDFCTIPETGMVFLAQEDVKMLTYYVPSMGPAPRWCSFLDNLTEEIESEVVENMYDDYQFITQKELEELGLEHLIGSNLLKGYMHGYFIDARLYNKAKAVADPFAFERFRKEKIRKEIESERKSRLQIKTNLPKVNQELALKIMDEQTNNTKAAKTTNLLEDTRFKAMFENPEFAINKGAEEYKLLAPVLNRLEKSKIKDIKKRIEVARVAELHAEEAKPHEESDNDEDLFGFEKSDDDNEKSPDEESSDEEGMRDFAKEMKRAYKDVRKQREEEVEAMENEEEGEEHSENEQMIKSANSSNLEKTKQRGGQVKMTSLEDNNLKLSEMRSKIMKISLKDRVRFNEATSANVTTIGRNLGNRQMTFDLKKKPTKDEKKREYLMKKHREERKKVIRPINALKLKKVNFK, encoded by the exons ATGTTTGTCAACGAAGTGAATGATGTGAAAATATACAACCTAAGCGCTGGCAAATCTGTGCCAGAA TGGCTTACAGATCGCCGCAAGCGTTCCCAGTTAATGAAGAAGGTCGATTCACGTCGACAAATTGAGCTTATACAGGATTTTGATATGCCAGGTGTTTGTACATCGATACGCATGAGCCCCGATCAACAGTATATATTAGCTACAGGCACCTATAAGCCACGAGTTAAGTGCTTTGAAGTCAGTAACTTGTCTATTAAGTTTGAGCGTTGCTTTGATTCGGAGGTGACAACATTTGAGGCCATCAGTGATGATTACAGTAAATTA GTTTTTTTACAATGTGATCGGTTTGTTGAAATTCATTCTGCCTCCGGCCGACACTACCGTTTGCGTATACCACGCTTTGGACGTGATATGAAGTACCATAAACCATCTTGTGATCTCTTCGTTGTGGGAACAACGCGT GACATTTATCGTTTGAACTTAGAGCGTGGGCAATTTTTGCAACCATTTGAAACGGATGCAAGTTGTAACAATGCTTGCGATATTAATCCCGAACATCAATTACTTATTGTTGGTAGTAAAGAGGGCACGGTAGAAGCATGGGATCCACGTAGCAAAACACGTGTGGGCACTTTGGACGTAGCGATAAAATTGCCAGGCACGAAAACGTTTCCCTCCGTATCCGCTTTGAAATTTAAGAATGGATTGCAAATGGGCGTAGGCACAGCTTCGGGACATGTTTTACTCTATGATATACGTGCACAAGCACCATTGCTGGTTAAAGATCATTTAAATAAAGTACCGGTAAAACGTATAGCTTTCAATCCGAGTCATCAAACAGTATATTCGCTGGATGATGCCATGCTAAAGTTATGGGATGAAAATACG GGCAAACAAGTGGCATATATTGAATCCGCTACCACTTTTAATGATTTCTGTACCATACCCGAGACAGGAATGGTATTCCTTGCTCAAGAAGATGTCAAAATGCTAACCTATTATGTGCCGTCAATGGGTCCAGCTCCGCGTTGGTGTTCATTCTTAGATAACCTCACCGAGGAAATAGAATCTGAAGTGGTGGAGAATATGTATGACGACTACCAGTTTATAACACAAAAGGAATTGGAAGAACTAGGCTTGGAACACTTAATTGGAAGCAATCTCCTGAAAGGCTACATGCATgg TTACTTTATCGATGCTCGTTTGTACAATAAGGCTAAAGCGGTGGCTGATCCATTTGCTTTCGAACGCTTCCGCAAAGAGAAGATACGCAAAGAAATCGAAAGTGAACGTAAGTCACGCTTGCAGATCAAAACGAATCTACCAAAAGTCAATCAAGAGTTGGCACTCAAGATTATGGACgaacaaacaaataatacaaaagcAGCCAAAACCACTAATCTACTTGAGGATACACGTTTCAAAgcaatgttcgaaaatcctgaatTTGCTATTAACAAAGGTGCTGAAGAATACAAATTACTGGCACCTGTTTTGAATCGCCTGGAAAAATCCAAAATCAAGGATATTAAGAAACGTATTGAAGTGGCGCGTGTTGCGGAGTTGCATGCTGAAGAGGCGAAACCACATGAGGAAAGTGACAACGATGAAGATCTGTTCGGCTTTGAGAAAAGCGATGACGATAACGAAAAATCGCCTGACGAAGAATCTTCAGATGAAGAAGGTATGCGTGATTTTGCGAAGGAAATGAAGAGAGCCTACAAAGATGTTAGAAAACAACGTGAGGAAGAGGTCGAAGCAATGGAAAACGAAGAAGAAGGCGAAGAACATAGTGAAAATGAGCAGATGATTAAATCAGCTAACTCAAGTAATTTGGAAAAGACTAAACAGCGCGGAGGTCAGGTCAAAATGACCTCGTTAGAAGACAACAACCTGAAACTTAGCGAAATGCGCtctaaaataatgaaaataagtcTAAAAGATCGTGTGAGATTCAATGAAGCCACCAGTGCGAACGTGACCACGATTGGACGTAATTTGGGCAACCGGCAGATGACGTTCGATTTAAAAAAGAAACCCACGAAAGATGAGAAGAAGCGcgaatatttaatgaaaaaacatcGGGAAGAAAGAAAAAAGGTTATACGACCTATAAATGCGCTGaaacttaaaaaagtaaattttaagtaa